A part of Saimiri boliviensis isolate mSaiBol1 chromosome 13, mSaiBol1.pri, whole genome shotgun sequence genomic DNA contains:
- the LOC120361636 gene encoding small nuclear ribonucleoprotein E-like, whose product MVYRGQGQKVQKVMVQPINLIFRCLQNRSRIQVWAYEQVNMRIEGCVIGFDKYMNLVLGDAEEIHSKTKSRKQLGQMMLKGDSITLLQSVFPTRNDQ is encoded by the coding sequence ATGGTGTACCGTGGCCAGGGCCAGAAAGTGCAGAAGGTTATGGTGCAACCCATCAACCTCATCTTCAGATGCTTACAAAATAGATCGCGGATTCAGGTGTGGGCCTATGAGCAAGTGAATATGCGGATAGAAGGCTGTGTCATTGGTTTTGACAAGTATATGAACCTTGTATTAGGTGATGCAGAAGAGATTCATTCTAAAACAAAGTCAAGAAAACAACTGGGTCAGATGATGCTAAAAGGAGATAGTATTACTCTGCTACAAAGTGTCTTTCCAACTAGAAATGATCAATGA